The stretch of DNA TCTCTTCCACGGTCAGATCAGTATAAAGGGCAAAACGCTGAGGCATGTAGGATATGTTTTCCTTGATCTTTTCCCGGTCGTGAAAAAGCCTGAAACCGGTTACTGTCCCCTCCCCTTTATCCGGCTTGAGGACACCGGAAAGGAGCCGCAGCGTGGTGGTCTTGCCGGCGCCATCAGGACCGACCAGGCCGTATATCTCTCCTTCCTTGACCTGAAGAGTGAGATTATCCACGGCCACAACGTCTCTGAAATTTTTTGTCAGATTTTGGACATCAATGGCAAACATGGTAATAACCGGTAAGTTCAAATGCCAAAGCCCAAAGTTCAAAAGAATGACAAAGCTCTATCAACTATGGACAGGTCTAGCTACAGAATAGTTTTTAGTAACACTTAAGGTGCTATAAGAGCTAAAATTCCCCTCAATACCCCTTTTCCAAAGGGGGAAGTGTTTCTCCTCCCTTTGAAAAAGGGAGGTTGGGAGGGATTTAAGAATACTCTTTCAACCAGCTAAGCTGATACAGTTTTTGTTGTTTAGTTACACATCTGTCCAAAATAAGATTTTTAAAAGGCTGGATTTGGACAGCATTTTTAAAATCTCCCCTGACCCCTCTTTCCCAAAGAGGGGGATTAACGGTATGTTCCCCCTTTTCTAAAGGGGGGTGAGGGGGGATTTAGGCTTTTTAATTGCCGTGGTAATAATTTAAGGCCCCGTCTTTACCCGGCAATCCACAATCATGCCCGGCTTTAGCTCCCGATCCTTGTTGTCCATATCTACCTTAATCCGGTAAACAAGCGTTACCCGCTCTTTCTCCGTCTGGACCGTCTTGGGAGTGAATTCAGCCTGAGATGAGATAAAAGATACCCTGCCCTTATAGACCTTACCAGGATAAGAATCTGTGGTTACTGAGGCCTCTTGCCCCCATTTCACCTTACCCAGGTCTTTTTCATCAATATAAGCCCTGAGCCAGATATGGTCTATGTCTCCGAGCGTAAGAACAGGCCTGCCTGAAGATAAGACTTCGCCTGGCTCCGCCGCCTTGGAAAGCACCACCCCTGAGATAGGAGCATACACAGCGGCATAACTTAAGTTGGTTTCGGCAAGTTTCAAAGAGGCCTCCGCTGATGCTGCCTGGGCACGGGCGGCCTCTATGTCTTCCTTGCGAGGCCCCTCTTTCACCAATGCGTAGTTTTCTCCAGCCCGTTGATAGGCCTCCTGGGCTATTTTATAAGCTGTCGCTGCGTCATCCCGTGTCTTTTTAGATGCAATCCCGGCCTCGTACAGCGGCAACACCCGGTTTAGATCCCGCTCCTTGTTTTGCATATCGGCCTCGGCCTGCTTCAATACGGCCTCGGCCTGCTTTATCTCTTGAGTTCTCGATCCGGCCAGCAGCTCCTTTAACCTGGCCTGGGCCGCGGCCCGATTGGCCCTGGCCAAACTCACCTGGTGTTTAAGGTCAGCGTCATCCAGGCGGGCCATGACCTCACCCTTTTCGACCCATTGACCCTCATCAAATCTTCTCTCTATGAGCCTTCCCGGAATCTTGAAGCTTATGGCCACCTCTGTAGCCTCTATGTTACCGGAGAGCTTGATGAAATTCCCATCTTCTTTGTTATTGGAATACAGGATAATGGCGGCCAGGGCGATAGCAATCCCGGCTGCCAGAACAAAAACAACACGGCCTTTTTTCATCTGTAAGTACCCTCTTATCTGTCATTCCGTGCTTGACACGGAATCCAGTCTTTTAGTTTCTGGATTCCTGCTCCCTGATCGGAGTCAGGGACAAGCTTCGCAGGAATACGCATCCGTTCACCGAAAAAGGCGTTTTTGTGCTTTTCACGGACAACGGTGAACCGATAACGGTGAACGAATACATTATCTTATAGCACTTTCATGTGCCTTTTGGAATAAAATTACCCCTACATGACCTCCAAAATTTATTGACTTATCTCATGGTTGCTGATAACATTTTTTAAAATAATGCCTAAAGGGGGATGGCACCATGTGTAAAACCTGTAAGGCCCACGCCAAGCCAAAACCGAAAGCAACCGCCAAGAAGGAAGAAAAGCCCGCCAAAAAGAAAGAGAAAAAATAAGGAATATATCTGATCTGAGGGTGTGGAAAGCGGCACGGCGGGAGAGGTTGTGCCGCTTTTCGCTTTTGAAAGACGTGAATTTCTCTATCCGGTACGCAACAATAAGGGGGCTCCCATGGGCAGGGCAAAATGTAATCTTGAGGATTTCAGGGAAAAGGTCGGCCTGTGGCTGGACGCGCAACACATCCGAAAAATCTCCCTGATCGGCAAAAATCGCCTATCTGTACTTTTTATGGATAATATAGCGGATGAATTTGAGCTGGAAGGATGCGGCGGCGGTGATATAGAATCTTTTTTGAAGGAAATGAAAAAGAAAGGTATAATAGTGGAAAAATAATTTAGCTGGTTTCCATCCGAAACCTAAAATTTTCGGATGAGCACTAGTTACTATGGAGCGCATAAAATGACCGATGCTGGCGATATAATGCCGGAAGGAGAAGATATCCGCAACGCAGTGAAGTGGATATCCGAATGCCGGCTGGAAAAGAAGGACATCCCGTTACACGTCTTACTGGAAGAAGCCTGTGTCAGATTCGATTTATCCCCCAAAAAGGCAGACTTTTTACGTCGTCTTATATGTGGGGAGGTACCGGAGGAAAAATAGCATCCCCCTGATTCTCACCCCTTTGTGAACACATTCCGAAGAATATCCCCATATCACCTCAGCGTCGCTATCGTCACCCCATCCCCTCCTTCAGACAACTCCCCGCCCCTGAATTGCTCCACCAGGGGGTGCCCGGTGAGATATTCGCGCACGGCCTTCCGCAGGATGCCTGTCCCCAGTCCATGAATAATGGTTACCTCCTTGCGTTCCGCCAGGGAGGCATGATTGAGAAAAGGCTCCAG from Desulfovibrionales bacterium encodes:
- a CDS encoding efflux RND transporter periplasmic adaptor subunit codes for the protein MKKGRVVFVLAAGIAIALAAIILYSNNKEDGNFIKLSGNIEATEVAISFKIPGRLIERRFDEGQWVEKGEVMARLDDADLKHQVSLARANRAAAQARLKELLAGSRTQEIKQAEAVLKQAEADMQNKERDLNRVLPLYEAGIASKKTRDDAATAYKIAQEAYQRAGENYALVKEGPRKEDIEAARAQAASAEASLKLAETNLSYAAVYAPISGVVLSKAAEPGEVLSSGRPVLTLGDIDHIWLRAYIDEKDLGKVKWGQEASVTTDSYPGKVYKGRVSFISSQAEFTPKTVQTEKERVTLVYRIKVDMDNKDRELKPGMIVDCRVKTGP